A stretch of the Selenomonas ruminantium subsp. lactilytica TAM6421 genome encodes the following:
- a CDS encoding replication initiation protein, with translation MTAKKSSPISPVTEYLYQNLEFDTPTKFANELMFAKHSLRENEMKIWLLTVASLAKEKNLNHSVLYEYNISLLADKLNINKDKGWRNIIREAIDHVSDKSLKIVKRYSSEEDKHNWLKIPLYNSVEYNDFNDTVSVSINQKMLPYLQDFTEKFTEVDIDEMLAIRGITQLKVFMVVKELIAEGTYTISIDRFKDRLNIPVTSYANFRDFQRDVLKKAEQQIRKNTSLTQFHFSHNGKGRRAATTITIHLSDVEGKVLPAPKRVVTTEDKIAELDAEHMRLFDEYSSFGIKPEATCLDLINNYSLDVLKSNLAYYKDQLKKRKPDQEPLSAGYLITCVKKDYAKSRRKTWLRKADTNGSVETELQKTDMQLEDVYKTCKNNAGVLIKKGKLPKLLAIFDTAVNSMENMAMNMGIPFDASEARIKIQKRDLRNKETMLFREHLAQRLMSGYITMDSML, from the coding sequence ATGACTGCCAAAAAGAGCTCTCCGATATCTCCCGTAACGGAATATCTATATCAAAACCTGGAATTTGATACACCCACAAAATTTGCCAACGAACTGATGTTTGCCAAGCATTCTCTTCGTGAAAATGAAATGAAAATCTGGTTGCTTACTGTAGCGTCATTGGCCAAGGAAAAGAATCTGAACCATAGTGTTCTTTATGAATATAATATCTCCCTGCTAGCTGATAAACTCAACATCAACAAGGATAAAGGCTGGCGCAACATCATCCGGGAAGCCATCGATCACGTCTCCGACAAAAGCCTGAAAATTGTCAAGCGTTACTCCAGCGAAGAGGATAAGCACAATTGGCTTAAAATTCCTCTTTACAATTCCGTAGAATACAACGACTTCAACGATACCGTTTCCGTATCCATCAATCAGAAGATGCTTCCCTATCTGCAGGATTTCACAGAGAAATTTACCGAAGTTGATATCGATGAGATGCTGGCCATCCGGGGAATAACTCAGCTAAAAGTCTTTATGGTGGTCAAGGAGCTCATTGCAGAGGGAACATATACCATCAGCATCGATCGCTTCAAGGATCGGTTGAACATACCGGTCACGTCCTATGCAAATTTCCGGGATTTTCAGCGTGATGTACTGAAAAAAGCAGAACAGCAGATACGCAAGAACACATCCTTGACACAGTTTCACTTCTCCCATAATGGCAAAGGACGCAGAGCAGCCACTACCATCACGATCCACCTGTCTGATGTGGAAGGCAAGGTTCTGCCAGCACCGAAACGGGTAGTAACTACTGAGGATAAGATTGCCGAACTGGATGCCGAGCATATGCGCCTGTTCGACGAATATTCCTCCTTTGGCATCAAGCCGGAGGCAACTTGTCTAGATCTCATCAACAACTACAGTCTCGACGTGCTCAAAAGCAATCTGGCTTATTACAAGGATCAGCTCAAAAAACGTAAGCCGGACCAGGAACCCCTTAGTGCTGGCTATCTAATCACTTGCGTGAAAAAAGATTACGCCAAATCACGGCGGAAAACCTGGCTACGTAAAGCCGATACCAATGGCAGTGTGGAAACTGAATTGCAGAAGACCGATATGCAACTGGAGGATGTCTACAAGACCTGCAAGAATAATGCTGGTGTCCTGATCAAGAAAGGCAAGCTGCCGAAGCTGCTCGCAATCTTTGATACAGCCGTCAATTCCATGGAGAACATGGCTATGAATATGGGGATTCCTTTCGATGCCAGCGAGGCCAGGATCAAGATCCAGAAAAGGGATCTGCGCAATAAGGAGACGATGCTGTTCCGCGAACATCTGGCCCAGCGTCTCATGTCGGGCTATATCACGATGGACAGTATGTTATAA